From the Triticum urartu cultivar G1812 chromosome 4, Tu2.1, whole genome shotgun sequence genome, the window CTGACAAATTAAGGTCATAATAAACAAAGATAAGTTTACGACCTTTCAAAATCGAGGACACTGAGTGCACTGTTGGACTTGTACAGAGCAGCCAAAGCCAACTGTAAAAAATGGAACACACTATCCAATCAGATCACATAAGAAATTGGTTGAAACTCTGGGGTTTGAATACCCTAAGCTTGACGCTGAGGATTAAGCTTTCTTAATCGATGAACATTAACCAAGAAAATTATGAAAATGACAGTGATGTACTGGAGTAGCACACTAACTGAAGATTAACCATAGTATTTATAGTTTAAGACTACCTGTCCAGGAGTATAGAGAAGAGGTGCATCAGTCAACATCATTGTGTCAACCTCAGAATTCGCAGTTTGATGCAAATCCTACAATACAAACATCTGATGCATAAGCAGGGCAGTCACAAAGCTTGCATGTTTTGTTATTCATATTACCTTTCTTTCCTTCCATGTAAGAAATAAGGTGAAAGAGCTTCTTTTACATTATAAACTGGTTTTATAAATTTGGCAATGGATGCTTTAGTTATTGTTTGAGAAAATCACACAAATTAGTTCACAATATTTATTTGCCTTATTTGCTTATGTGGCGAATTGGTGTATGACGTGTCTTACTATCTAGTAGAAAGAAGTGAAGAAAGTTAATGTTCAGCACTAGCCATAGTGTGATATAGTAAATCGATAAGACTTGATGGTTCATGTTTTCTGTATCCTTCTGTTGATGCAATTCCAAAAGCAAATGTGGCACCAACTCAATTTTCAGAACTAACATTCATGCATTATTCTATCAATGTTTTGACGGTCACCTAGGAAACCCAAGGTTGTAGATAATAGTTCATTCTTTTCCTTATTCTGATATCAAAGTATTTAAACTAATGCTTAACTCATAAGTTTATGCTAAGATCTTGGTATTATCAATTAGTAAAACCCCCAGCATTCACAGTTTACCTTCATCTACAAGTTTAGGGTTAACCAAACCAGACTTCTATCATGAACTCACATTATTTTCTCAATGATTAGGACATAGAATTTGTGACTGCCATTCATAAAATACTATGGCTATGTAAATGATTGTCAGGAAACATCGAGTAAAATATAGAACATATATTTACGTACACATGTCAGAAAAGGCTAACACAGTAAACATTTTATTAATGTGTTCTTGAACAGTATGGCAAAAGGGTGAAAGGAATGTATGACCTTCAACCGTTGATGTGCACCATTACCTGCCCTACAAAAATCCttcatagaacaaaaaaaaaGAATGTCATTAGCCAATGCAGCCATAGGATAAGCTAAATTATGATGGACTTATATGCTGAATATAATGGAATGTTCACACGGAACTTACATCCATGTCATCAATAAATCCTTCGATAGAACGATATGGAGCATAAACGATCAAATCAAAATCTAAAGACTGCAAGAAAGCAAGAAATTCAGTGTCACATTCTGTTTGCTTGGAGGTGCTATAAAACTTGAATATGGAAATGGCATACTTTCAGAACAATCATCTCATTATTTAGAATAATCTGGTGGTCCTGCTGAATCCCTTTGCCAAGTTCCTCAGcagaaacgtgattttcttccaCTTTGCAAGAAGCATATACACAGGTTAACCTGTGAAAACAAAATTGATTAACTTGGCCACTGGCAAATACTAACAGGGTCAGGAAATAACATTGATAGGAATATAAGACGCTACAGACACTTATACTTTTATTTTTGATTAGGATATACATATTCACTTTGCACAGAAGTATGAAGGGTCCCATTCGTTTGCCTAGTTTTCCAGCTACGTTTGAGAGGGAAGTAAATCTTAGCTGAGTATTCATAGACCAGGATTTTATGTGTTCCTAACCACAAAATTATTCATGTTATCACCATTGCTTACATAATATGCTTTGGGTGGTGCTCCATTACAGACCACTGTAGATAGAATCTCTTGAAATATATTATCGCTGTAGCCTGCAAAGCAACAACTGACTGTTAGCATTCAATCACTAAGTTAGCAAAGGCACGGTACCTTGGAAGAGGAATGCTTTACCTGAATTTTGTGGGGGAATTTGAATGCTCTGCACACTTCTTGAATCTTTTGCTCGTAAAATATCCGCATCACTTGCTCCTCTTCGCAGGATAGAGGCTTCACGCTCGAGCTCCCAACAACTGAATTCAAAACAGTAGTTTAACACTATAATAATACATCTAAATGCGAGTAGTCGAACAAACTCTGCAAAAACTTACTATTAACACTGGCCAACAAGGAAACAAGCACAACTATGAAAGAACCAAACTTTTAAGTGAAATCAGTGCATAGACATCGCTTCTCAAGCTCATGCCTACTCATAGAAACATATAGGCAGCAGAAACCATCAAATGGCGTGTACCATGATCGGGCAGAGGTTCAGGGTTCGATATTGAGCCATCAACAGGGTCCACCTTCAATCTCGTCGTCCCATACTTCACAAATTTAAACAAAGGGAACAAAAACAATGAGCAGCCACACATAAGCTAAATAAACAAGTGAAGGAATGCAATGGCGTCGGGAGAAGCCAACCTGGGCGAGGATCTCCGCTGAACGCCGGTTCGCCGTCGTCCATTTATTCACCTGCAAAGCAGAATCAACGGCATCAGCATGCCATTACCATGTGATGTCCAGAGGATGCTATAGTATAGGCTAGCCGTCCCAGGCCAAAGCAAACCCTGGGCACCAAGCAGGGAAGAAGAGAGAATGGATCGGAGAGGGAGGGCTACCAGGTCCTGCGGCTGGAAGATCCACCGCTCCCGGTGCGTGGAGGTCTGGAAATCCGACATCTTGGCCGCTCCTACCTCCGCTCCCAGCAGCCGAATcgagcccccctcccccctgctGGTGAACACCGCTTGATGGAAGCGGGTGTGGAGGGGATGCCGCAATACTATGGCGTCCTCCGGAGGACGCCGAGGAGGGGCGCGGCGAcgggcggcagcggcagcggtgGTCCGGCCGTCAAGGGGTTTCGGTGGCGCCGGTTGGGGAGCAGAACCCCTCCCGGTCTGGTGTTATGGAGAGAGAAGAGAGAGCCCGAGTGGTGCGGGCCTGACCGGCCCGGACACGGCGAGGAACACGAAGAGCCCGGCCCGCTTGATTGGACCGGCCCAGTAGAGAACACCAGGACGGGATGGGCCTGGTCGTCTGGCCTTTTCACCACCATCCTCCTCCACGCGTTTTGATCTCGTCGTCGGCATATCCTTTCTTTTTACCTGCCCCAGCTTtgcctcaaaaaaaaaaaaaaaacctgCCCCAGCCGAACGCCGTTGAACCGGGCGACCAATCCCTCCCTGCCGCCGGCGAGCAATCTCCGCCACGGCCGCCGCAGCAGCAGCGAGGAGAGGAGGAGGGGTCCGGCCTTCCGGGATGGGCGACGAGCGCGTGAAGGCGGAGGCGCTGCAGATCCTGGGCCTGTTCCAGGTGCTCCCCCGCCTCGTCGTCTTCGACCTCGACTACACCCTGTGGCCCTTCTACTGGTACGCCCCGCTCCTCGGCCCCGATTCCGCTGGGTTCCGCCGGTGATTTGACGCTTTTCATTCACCAGCGAGTGCCGCTCCAAGAGGGAGTCGCCCAGCCTGTACCGCCACGCCAAGGGCATCATGTGCGCGCTCAAGGAGAAGGGGGTCGACATGGCCATTGCGTCGCGCTCGCCCACCTCCGATATCGCCAGGGTCTTCATTGACAAGCTCGAGCTCCAGCCCATGTTCGTCGCACAGGTAAACCTCGCCCTGCAGCTGGTTTTAGTACATCCTCAGCGCACCGGAATTCAGTCAGCTTGTTAGCAATCAGCCTAGTGATGTAAAAGTAGCTAAAATTAGGCATGTGCATGCGTGCAAAATGGTTCTTCGGTGCACCAAGCATGGAGCACATTCGAAACGGATACTTACGCGTGGATGTTTTCATTCCTTTGATTTGACCATGAAAGCCTTGAGCTGAATGGGAGCAGAATCAAAAATGGGCAGGCCCTTGAGAATGTTGGATGCTGATCTTGTTATTTCATCTTAAGCTTAGTATGCAATAAACATGTCTCATTGTCACTGAAAGGCTAACGGAATATAGATAGAAATTGCGTACAGATTTAAGGTATGTTGATTGAGAAAGTTGACATGCCAATAGAATTTTGTTAACATCTTAACTTTAGACTTAGTACACAATAAACACCACATCTTATTAATCCTGTAGAAGAGCACTGCATGGAATTATTCATGCTCTGTTCTGTGCGAAGTCCTGGAAAAAACATCACTTGAAATATCTCTGATGCAGAGGCGGAGCGTCGACGGGACAATCCTGGGTCCTGCGCCCCTTCCAAAAGAATCTGATGCAAAGAGATGCTAATCCTATTGCTAAACTCACTTTAAGTTACCTGGCCACTCTAATCTCCCTAGCTGATCTTGCCGTGTGCTGCcgtttagccccccccccccccccccccctttagtgtTCACACTCCGCCACTGCTCTGATGTGTGATCATCTATGACAATGCATGGTATACACCTCTGTCTTCAACTCATAATATCCTAGTTAAGCATGTGCACATTTTTGTAACAAAAACTGGACGTATTGCTTACTCTTGGACTCTTGGTCTGTATGAAGGAAATATTCTCCAGCTGGACTCACAAGACGGAGCATTTCCAAAAGATCCACAGAAAAACTGGGGTTCCGTACAAGTCCATGCTGTTCTTTGACGACGAGGACAGGAATATTCAATCGGTAATGTCCTAATTCTTAGTGCAGTCATCTTTATCCACAAGTACTATCGAAAAATGTTGAACGTCTTAATACAGAATATTCGGTATGTGGTCTCCAGTGGAGTTTTATTCAACTTGCCAGGTTTTGCATCAAATTTGTGGTGCATATATATTGTTGGCTCTTAGTCTGTTGATTTAATATTTGCTACAAGGTTCAAAGTTCTTCTTATGCTGTCTGGTTTCAGAGGCTAGGTTATTGTGGTTTTGTCTTACCATTGCTCTTAGGCTCAGCTGTGGTTGCTGAACTGTGTTTTGTGGTGCTTATTTTATAATTTACTTTGGAAAATTAGCCACAAAAGTGAAGTGGGTCATACAAATATATACAAACACTAAAATAGGGAAGAGTGGGTGGGACAAACAGGATTGTGAGAATCCatctcaatgccgaacacaaccTTAGTTTGTagaataaatattttcagtaagCTTTATCAGTTTTTCTCGTTGTTTTCAGGCACAGTCTAGCTGAAGCTTGTTTGGTAAAATAGATTATTATGGTTTCATCTTGTAACTGCATGCCCCAATCTGAGTTTCTGAGTAATACAAGAATACTTTCGCCAAAAAAAAATGCCCCAAGGGTCAACTGCTGTTTTTCAAAATTTCAGTTTATATGGGGCCTCTAGTGGGAGGTATGCTTCAAAAGAAGTCATGTGATCTAGCTTTAAGATTACATAGGCATTTAAGCTGAAACTGTGTTGGTTCTTTCTTCCAAGGGAGACATCTCTCCCACATTCATCTTCTGGAAGCTCCCTATCTTACTGTGGCTGGTTTTCCTTGAACAATGTTTTCATTCAGTAAGACCGGTTCCTTGATTTGAACCTTTGTATCTTAGTCCTGCGCCAGATTTTTATGCTCCTTTTATTGTTTGGTTCTAGCTAATGGTCCTTCGGTGTGATATTCCAGTCTGTGATTATTATGCAGGTGTAAATAGTTTTTTTACAAATGATTAACTAATTTATGTACGCCTTGCTTTCAGGTATCGAAAATGGGAGTTACAAGTGTTCTGGTAAACAACGGATTGAATCTCGACATGTTTAAGTTGGGCCTCAGTAATTTCGCTACTACTGTTGCTGCACCTGAACCCACACCTGCACCAGAGGACAAGTAAACCTTATTGTACAAGTAAAAACAGCAGACGGGGAAAACGCCCATGATTTACGGATACTTGTGAAAAATAAACATGTATTTCTTGTAGTTGATTGCCCTTGCTCCTGGGCAGTAAAGCAGGGATGactactgctgaaaccattctgtgTGTAAGCTTGTGTTACTTAAGTGCGTTCCTTGTGAAAGGAAATTAATTTGGAACCATTTGATTGACGATGTTGAAGATTGTTTGGCCAACTTTTGCTGAATGCTCATTAATTGCTACATTTTGAATATATCGCCTTCCTACCATGTACGGTTAGCCCAATGTTTAAACATTTCTGTACTtggagggtgcttggatccaagggacttattttagtctgactaaaaatagtctttTCAAGatgctaaagttccaagcacccctgactaaaaagaggctaaaactagtcttgagactaaaatgTTTTAGTCAGGGTACCTCTATTAAAATGTGTATTAGTCCTCTTTGtcctcatttaactcctctcctttgaCATAAGCGAGTTCTGGATTGAAGGGTTTAGaagataataaatgctcattaattTGATTTTAGTTTTTTTATTAGTATTTGGATTCAAACATGGATGAGGTTAGTAAGTTTTAGTCTCACTACTTTTAGTTACGGCAATCCGTTTGAATCACCTTTGTGCTTCCCTAGGTTCACGCCAAGCTTCGCTTCCTTTCTAGCTCCGGTTTGGATTAGCTCTCTTGAAACTGAATTTCAAACTTTCAATAGGATACTTTGTCGGGTTCGGTCGGTGTGTGTCATGGCGTCTTCTCTGCCACCGCTCTGACCGGCTGGGGTCTACCTTTTTTTAATGAAAAAAGGCTCGGGTCCACCTCCCAGTGATAGAAGGTAGGGCAATTTCTTTTTTTTCGTGGATATACGTAGGGCAAATGATCGAGCAGGTCTCGGGAAAATGAAATGGGCCAGCTAGGCCGCTCCCTATCGCTTGGGCCGGCCAGCTCCctcaaaaagaaaagaaacagcAAGCAGGCCAGGGGCGACGAGGGCATCCCGCGGACCTGATCGGGCTGGAGCGCAGGAGCCGATCCAGTTGCTCGCGAAATGCCTGTTCGTCTGGTCGAGACCGCGAGACGGCGACTCCGTGCCCTAGCTCGCCTTTGACAGATTGCTTAGCTCCGCCACTGTTGCCAGCCGCCTCCCCCCGGACCggccgcaccgccgccgcgcctctCCCTTCCCGGCTCCACCATCTCCCTCGCCGGGGCTCCCACCCGCTCCCCCGCAAGCCGCGCCGCCCGGAGCCACGGTTGATGCGGTAGCAAGCCGTGGGTGCTGGAGAGGGTTTGCGGATGGAGGCTCTCCCTTCGTCGCCGAGGCACCCTCCCAAGTACGGCAGCGACGCCGTCCAGGTCCGTGCTTCTGTAGCAACCCCCCATCGCTCGTGGAATTTGGTCACCTACAGCTTCGAGCCAGCCGTTAGCGCCCGTATCTGAACCCTGCCCCATGGTAGAATAGCTACCGTCTGCAGATGTCGGTTTCGGTTCGGCTCATCTGCCAGGGCGCTGGATTGGTCAACAGTAAAAGGTTGTGGTCACCGCCCAAGCATGTTGTCATCGTCCTTGGTTGGTAAATGTAGTTACCAGTTAGTAGTACAAGAGGGTAACACTTGAAATGGGCCGATTCGGTACGGAGTCAGCTGTAAACATATGAATATATTGCTAGCAGTGCAGAGCACATCCCTTGTAGCATTCACATGGTTATCTAACGTCATAGCTACACAATCTGCTAAGCTTAATCTCTGCATGACTAGTTGTTACCAAGTGAATGACTTGTTTGAGTCGCCGTGAGTGTCTTTCAGTTGAAGGGATAGTTTTTATTTGTTGCGGATACATAATCGCACATGATCCAATTCGCATGTCAAGCTGCTAGGTGCTTTAACTGTTTGGGTGCGCATGTGACTTCAACATTTTATTTCTGTTTCTTATGTTTTCATAATGCTCATCTAGTAATTTGTATGGTGCCAATTAATTAAATGGCTACAAATACCAAGTTTTACTTATTTATATGATTGTCTTTTAAACGAGCTCAGCACATAGGGTTTATTTAATAGAAGTACATTCCTGTGTGGTAAAATGTTGTGCCTAGTTGCTGAAAAATTAAATTTATGTTGGCAGAATGCTTTGGAGCAATTGGCGTCCATTGATCTCATTGAGCTGAGCAAGGAGGCTAGAATCGAGCACTGCCGTGCAACTAGGGACTTGAGTAGCTGCGGCCGCTATGTGCAGCATGTGCTTAACTCATGTGGGCATGCCTCGTTATGTGCCGAGTGTAGCCAGAGATGTGATGTCTGCCCAATTTGCAGAAGTCCAATACCTGATAATGGAAAAAGAGTGCGGCTCCGCCTTTACCACAAGTGCTTGGAGGTCGGCCTTATCTCTAAGCAGCATGATGAAAGGTTTCAGGAAAAGGAAGGCCATGGTGATCCTGTTAACATGGACGTCCAGCGGTTGCATTCCTTGTTTGATGTTGCGCTTCAGAATAATCTAGTTTCCCTGATTTGCCACTGTATCCTCTTTAGAAGGTTACTTTTGCTTTAGGCTGATAGACACAGTTTCATCTTAATTGTTTACATAGTGTCCTCTTTTTTTCCTTCTGTTACCTTGACATTTAGATCAGATATAACAGATGTTTGTTTGGATGAGAATGCTGTGTCAAGTGATCCACTTCTGGCTTTTCTTTTGGACGAGGTGGTCATCAAGGACTGGTGCAAGAGGGCTGTTAAGTCACTCATATCAGAGATAGGCACAATTTGTATCCACCAATGTTTAACTAATTCTAGTTCCAGTTACATAATTTATATATATTTTTACTAGCCTTTCATCTCTTCACTCAAGCACAGCCATGCATGTTGAGGGAGAGGCAAGGTTATATTGTTAATAACACCTTAACCATGTCTTTAGATAGATCTGGACTAGAGACGATGAAGTCTAAGTTATCCCAGATGCAAAAGTTTGCAGTGCAGCTGTCAGGGATATCCACTGTTGTTGAAGCTATGATCGCATCTTTCAGAGAGGCAGTTCATGTAAATGACCTGCATCGTCTCATCGAGAACACAATGAAGGCAAAGCAGGTCTTAATTCTGAAATCCGTGGCTATTAGGGCTTTTAAGTTCTGCTAAGCATGGTAGTTGGGTTTTGCTATAAGATGATTATGCTAGGAGGTGTAGGCCCAGTTCTTTTGCCAGAATCCGACCCCTACCCAGCTTCTCCCAAAATCTTTGAGCCCCATTTGTTTTACAATCCAGAATCTTTGAGCCCCATTTGTGTTACAATCCTATCTAGTTAGACCCTAACTAGATAGGATTCTGGGAGAAGCTGGGTAGGGGTCGGATTCTGGGAGAATCCCCAGATTCTGGCAAAAGAACTGGGCCGTAGATTCATTCAGCAGCTTACTTTCTATTCATGGAGTTATTTGAATTGATTTGGATACATAGCTCAAGTTAGACTGGAATATGGACAACTACAACTACGTTTATCCCTCTTTATCTTGTCTTTCCCTTTTTGTTTCTCTATCTTGTTCATTTATGTTGACCATAACTTGTTTTTCACTGAAATGCTTTAGAAGAAAAGTAATCAGATGTCTTACACCATCATTATTTCTTCCTGAAGTGTTAATTTTGGAGTTTTTCCTACAGCATTTGGAAGCCATGATATGGTGCACCAGGCATGAATTTCTTGAGAAAGTTTGCTCGCGCCATGCTAGTTTTGCTACTTGGAGCGCTGATGTGGTTAACAGGAAAAAGTCTGCAGAAGAACGACAATGGCCTGAATTCTCTGATAAATCATCAGGTCACAACGAAGTCAACCAGGGTATACTTTTCATCGAGCAGGCACTACAAAACCTTGGGTGTCAACTAAGTTATAGGGATAATGAGGAAGGAGCGGAAATCACCTGTTTGCAGAATGAACAATCAGCATCTGAGTTCTCTTGTACAATTGATCAGTTTAGTGTCAATAGTTACCCATTTAAAAACTTGCGTGAGGCAgttgatgtactgtttcttcacGGAGGATCTGACATGGTGATTGCAAAGCAAGCAATTGTATCCTTTTTTTTGTTATCTGATAGTGAATTCAACATTACAATGCTACTCACAAACATTGAAACATGCTACTTTTTCGGTTTCCTTGACATTCTTTAGTTCTTATACTACATATTTGATCGGCATTGGACCAGACCAGATTCAGAATGGAGGTATCTGGTGGATGATTTTGGTGCTACATTTGGGATCTCCTGTAGAACGTTGCTCGAATGCCTAGTATTCTGTCTTTTGGACGACCACTCTTCACAGGCTCTGGAGGTAACTGATTAACACCTGTCTTTTCTCGACATGATGTTCTTAGCTATGGTGCATGGGTCGTGCATATATCTGATTCATTAAATGTTTTCTTTGTCCAAGTCAAATGGTTAATTATATTTTCCTATTTTGCCTGTGAAGTTGAGTTTTGACATTTTTTTGAGTGATCTGCACCGCTTTTTGAATTACCTGTCTTTCATATTTATCAAAGCTATTCACATTATATGGTCACAATTGCTTCAAGCTTACTAATTGTAGAAAGACCCTTTTGGGGTGGTTGGGCTGCCTAGTCTTTGGGTGCTGAAGTAAAGTAGAACTGTTTCTCATCATATCTTTATTTTATTGTTCTGTTCAGTTGCTTTGGAGGACAATATTTTGAAAAGGAGAGGGAGAGTGCTTTCAGTAGTTCAGCTGTTAGGGTTTGTTTTCTGCAAGTCCTGTACAGTTTTGCACTCATTTTTGGACTGTAATCCCTTGAAACAAAACTTGCTTATTTGTACAAAATACATTTGAACTTCAAGCTATGTGGGGTTGAATCCCTTGGAACCAGTTTTGCACCCCCTATTAATTTAGCTACTCATACAGAATTTATATTGTTACCATACTGAATAAGCATGTAAATGGAGATGTGTATTGTGTTGAAACTGTCCCTTTAGTTTCTGCCTTTTACTTGCCCTCCACTGAATTGTTATTTCCAATATATGCTGCTTAAGGGTTAAAACTATAATTTATTTTATGAATTCCATTGAAGTGTCCCTTTCCCCTTTTATGGTGTGAGTGACATCAGAGCTTGAGTTCTACTTGTATATACTAAACCTGCATATTCACTAGCAATTTGCTTAAAACAAGCATTTGTTCTATGAATTCTAGTGAAGTCCCCCTTTCCCCATTTATGGTGCTAGTGACATCGGAGCTTGAGTTCTACTTGTATATGGTGAACATGCTTATTCAGTAAATACTGTTCTTGTAGTCAATTAACTTCCATTGTGATGCACATCTACTCTTTGTGCAGGAGGCATGCTCTCTTCTTCCAAAGATTTCTAGCAAGGAAACACATCCAAAGATAGCACAAGTTCTTCTTGAACGTCAGAAACCTGATGTGGCACTGGTCGTGTTGAAGTGCACAGGGTGTGATAGCTTCTCCGCTACTGCAAACATTGAGAAAGATGGACTGTTATGTCTTAGTGAGGCAGTGACTGCAATCCGTGTAAGAATTGAATATGGCCAAGTAACAGAAGCATTTATGTTCCATAGGAGCTACTGCTCTAGGATAAAAGAGCAAAGACCAGCAGATGTGATGCATCATGTTGAGGTGATGATGGTTGAGTTTTGTGAGATCTGCATTGAACGAAATATTGTTGATAGAATAATTGATCTGCCTTGGGATTCTGAGGAAGAGAAATATCTTCACAAGTCCCTCTTTGATTCTGCTCGTGAGGCGCCCACAGGGCCATGTGGTAGTCTGCTTGTTGTTTTCTACCTCCAGGTAAATTTTCTGTATGCTTGCATATTCATTTTGTCATTTCAGTGTACTAAGGTCATCAGGGATTCAGGGTCACGAGGAAATGATACTGTAGGTTTATGAAATTCTAGTGTAATGAAATTTCATTAAATCTCTTCTGTTTACTCACATGCTACTTCATATATTAATAGCCATGCACATCTTTCAGACATGGAACAGATACATATAACAGTTAGAAT encodes:
- the LOC125550545 gene encoding cyclin-H1-1 — protein: MSDFQTSTHRERWIFQPQDLVNKWTTANRRSAEILAQYGTTRLKVDPVDGSISNPEPLPDHVVGSSSVKPLSCEEEQVMRIFYEQKIQEVCRAFKFPHKIQATAIIYFKRFYLQWSVMEHHPKHIMLTCVYASCKVEENHVSAEELGKGIQQDHQIILNNEMIVLKSLDFDLIVYAPYRSIEGFIDDMDDFCRAGNGAHQRLKDLHQTANSEVDTMMLTDAPLLYTPGQLALAALYKSNSALSVLDFERYLESVFSRQHFDCPVEQFIQIISSINHLVSQLQLPGTKEMRHADRKLKHCLDPSSSSHDDHKKKEKKSKHKSKRTASDAQLNS
- the LOC125550546 gene encoding magnesium-dependent phosphatase 1; the protein is MGDERVKAEALQILGLFQVLPRLVVFDLDYTLWPFYCECRSKRESPSLYRHAKGIMCALKEKGVDMAIASRSPTSDIARVFIDKLELQPMFVAQEIFSSWTHKTEHFQKIHRKTGVPYKSMLFFDDEDRNIQSVSKMGVTSVLVNNGLNLDMFKLGLSNFATTVAAPEPTPAPEDK
- the LOC125550547 gene encoding E3 ubiquitin-protein ligase HOS1, producing MEALPSSPRHPPKYGSDAVQNALEQLASIDLIELSKEARIEHCRATRDLSSCGRYVQHVLNSCGHASLCAECSQRCDVCPICRSPIPDNGKRVRLRLYHKCLEVGLISKQHDERFQEKEGHGDPVNMDVQRLHSLFDVALQNNLVSLICHYITDVCLDENAVSSDPLLAFLLDEVVIKDWCKRAVKSLISEIGTIYRSGLETMKSKLSQMQKFAVQLSGISTVVEAMIASFREAVHVNDLHRLIENTMKAKQHLEAMIWCTRHEFLEKVCSRHASFATWSADVVNRKKSAEERQWPEFSDKSSGHNEVNQGILFIEQALQNLGCQLSYRDNEEGAEITCLQNEQSASEFSCTIDQFSVNSYPFKNLREAVDVLFLHGGSDMVIAKQAIFLYYIFDRHWTRPDSEWRYLVDDFGATFGISCRTLLECLVFCLLDDHSSQALEEACSLLPKISSKETHPKIAQVLLERQKPDVALVVLKCTGCDSFSATANIEKDGLLCLSEAVTAIRVRIEYGQVTEAFMFHRSYCSRIKEQRPADVMHHVEVMMVEFCEICIERNIVDRIIDLPWDSEEEKYLHKSLFDSAREAPTGPCGSLLVVFYLQRYRYLEAYDVHRSLQNFEQNTLETANEEVASKISTIARWREGLVVKCLEMLPEVQREDMRSISSGDQSQFAIRTMQTSSPVNPVVKSASLTIGLSSSFTPALQNKSNPLHSRNIHGLTDSGALIGSVRSEFGRKVPSILQCRPVPPATPASNMRSTAGGIFPSLGQNGENPYLKGTRELSFMKGEPGFKEGTKPAGHDSIPMYFNLGAGDTPKKTHGTSLVRTERNKNTFFQGKDSVRKGEFDFGVRAEKPFILSGTGAGQNGQTKVSDSAGFRRENHMEKTKVLMTPNVLSLGKKPPVGEGAAGQGGSRWRSDESSEDEDEARTGGYMESGASLITRRRPRFSRR